From Phyllopteryx taeniolatus isolate TA_2022b chromosome 18, UOR_Ptae_1.2, whole genome shotgun sequence, the proteins below share one genomic window:
- the rps29 gene encoding 40S ribosomal protein S29, producing MGHQQLYWSHPRKFGQGSRSCRVCSNKHGLIRKYGLNMCRQCFRQYAKDIGFVKLD from the exons ATGGGCCACCAGCAGCTCTATTGGAGTCACCCCAGAAAGTTTGGACAAGGATCCCGATCCTG cCGGGTTTGCTCGAACAAACACGGTCTGATCCGTAAGTACGGACTCAACATGTGCCGCCAGTGCTTCCGGCAGTACGCCAAGGACATCGGCTTCGTCAAG CTGGATTAA
- the mgat2 gene encoding alpha-1,6-mannosyl-glycoprotein 2-beta-N-acetylglucosaminyltransferase, whose product MRFRIYKRKVVILTVVVVICGLAFWTSGRQKKNEPFPKEAVPVVRKDTGASTSRSSLDDHIQVQATPAVSRAPVAALNQTHTERIKERENKVKPNVDNTTLVYRGIVFQLNFDQTIRNEEKFKGVRQDDLVVVVQVHNRPDYLKLLVDSLRKARGVETILLIFSHDYWSPEINKVVNSVDFCQVLQIFFPFSIQLYPQEFPGNDPRDCPRDIPKKEALKLGCINAEYPDSFGHYREAKFSQTKHHWWWKLHFTWDRVHVLQDHKGLVLLIEEDHFLSPDFIHLLRLMSALKHEQCRDCDILSLGSYSHVGYSSKANKVEVKAWKSTEHNMGMALSRDTYQKLLRCTDTFCTYDDYNWDWSLQHLTASCLPSYWKVMVSEAPRVFHAGDCGMHHKKVTCMPASQKTKIENILQSSSKQLFPKNLLITKRLPSNGAGGVAPHVKNGGWGDIRDHELCKSYVRLQ is encoded by the coding sequence ATGAGGTTCCGGATCTACAAAAGAAAAGTGGTGATACtgactgtggtggtggtcatCTGCGGCTTGGCCTTCTGGACCAGCGGACGGCAGAAGAAGAACGAGCCTTTCCCCAAGGAAGCGGTACCAGTGGTGAGGAAGGATACCGGCGCTAGTACCAGTAGAAGTAGCCTTGACGACCATATCCAAGTGCAAGCCACGCCCGCCGTGAGCCGGGCTCCTGTTGCGGCCCTGAACCAGACACACACGGAAAgaataaaagagagagaaaacaaagtCAAGCCCAATGTGGATAATACAACTCTCGTCTACCGCGGCATCGTCTTCCAGCTCAACTTTGACCAGACGATAAGAAACGAGGAAAAGTTTAAGGGGGTGCGGCAGGATGACCTGGTTGTGGTGGTCCAGGTCCACAACCGGCCAGATTATCTGAAGCTGCTGGTGGACAGCTTGCGCAAGGCCCGCGGCGTGGAAACCATACTGCTGATATTCAGCCACGACTACTGGTCCCCCGAGATTAACAAAGTGGTCAACTCGGTGGACTTTTGCCAGGTCTTGCAGATTTTCTTCCCTTTCAGCATACAGCTGTACCCACAGGAGTTTCCGGGCAATGACCCTCGGGACTGCCCGCGGGACATTCCCAAAAAGGAAGCCTTAAAGCTGGGCTGCATTAATGCAGAGTACCCAGACTCATTCGGCCACTACCGCGAGGCCAAGTTCTCCCAGACCAAGCACCACTGGTGGTGGAAGTTGCACTTTACATGGGATCGAGTGCACGTCCTCCAGGACCACAAAGGTCTGGTTCTTCTGATCGAGGAAGACCACTTCCTGTCCCCGGATTTTATCCACCTGCTGAGGCTGATGTCGGCGCTAAAACATGAGCAGTGCCGCGACTGCGACATCCTGTCGCTGGGCAGCTACAGCCACGTCGGCTACTCAAGTAAAGCCAACAAGGTGGAGGTGAAGGCCTGGAAGTCCACCGAGCACAACATGGGCATGGCCCTGAGTCGGGACACCTACCAGAAGCTCCTTCGCTGCACGGACACATTCTGCACCTACGACGACTACAACTGGGACTGGTCCCTTCAGCACCTGACTGCGTCCTGCCTGCCTTCCTACTGGAAGGTAATGGTGAGCGAGGCGCCCCGCGTCTTCCACGCCGGCGACTGCGGCATGCACCACAAAAAGGTCACCTGCATGCCGGCGAGCCAGAAGACCAAGATCGAGAACATCCTGCAGAGCAGCAGCAAACAGCTGTTCCCCAAGAACCTCCTGATCACCAAGAGACTGCCGTCCAACGGGGCCGGAGGGGTGGCCCCGCATGTGAAGAACGGGGGCTGGGGAGATATCAGGGACCACGAACTCTGCAAGAGCTATGTTCGATTACAGTGA